From Oncorhynchus mykiss isolate Arlee chromosome 6, USDA_OmykA_1.1, whole genome shotgun sequence, the proteins below share one genomic window:
- the si:dkey-174n20.1 gene encoding retinol dehydrogenase 14 isoform X2 has protein sequence MRGARVIIACRDVDKAEKAVREIKIRGHNVNVHHMELDLANMRSIQDFCKTFLQREKRLDILINNAAMPSVLDWTEDNFSMCFGVNHLGHFLLTNLLLGRLKDSAPSRVVTLTCSNYKYQKLDFQDLNYNLLPFFTYCRSKLANIYFSQELGRMMEGKGVTTYAVHPGYVQSSWTGHYSILFRMLVQVIMFMFFVPCEMGAQTVVYCAVSDEAAKHSGGYFTDCQPATLRPFARDAGVAKKLWEASERLVKLA, from the exons ATGCGAGGTGCCCGTGTCATCATAGCTTGCCGTGACGTGGACAAGGCTGAAAAGGCGGTGAGGGAGATCAAGATCAGGGGTCACAACGTTAACGTCCATCACATGGAGTTGGATTTGGCCAACATGCGCTCCATACAAGACTTCTGTAAGACCTTccttcagagagagaagaggttggACATCCTCATCAACAacgcag CCATGCCCAGCGTGCTGGACTGGACGGAGGACAACTTCAGCATGTGTTTCGGTGTGAACCACCTCGGCCACTTCCTGTTGACCAACCTACTGTTGGGCCGCCTGAAGGATTCGGCCCCCAGCCGCGTGGTCACGCTCACCTGCTCCAACTACAAGTACCAGAAGTTAGACTTCCAGGACCTCAACTATAACCTGCTGCCCTTCTTCACCTACTGCCGTAGCAAGCTGGCCAACATCTACTTCAGCCAGGAGCTGGGTAGAATGATGGAGGGCAAAGGAGTGACGACATACGCTGTGCACCCTG GCTATGTTCAGAGCAGTTGGACAGGTCACTACTCCATCCTGTTCCGTATGCTGGTGCAGGTGATCATGTTCATGTTTTTCGTGCCGTGTGAGATGGGCGCTCAGACCGTGGTCTACTGCGCCGTGTCGGACGAGGCTGCCAAGCACAGTGGGGGATACTTCACCGACTGCCAGCCCGCCACGCTGAGACCTTTCGCCAGAGACGCCGGTGTGGCCAAAAAACTGTGGGAGGCCAGCGAGAGGCTGGTCAAACTGGCCTGA
- the si:dkey-174n20.1 gene encoding retinol dehydrogenase 11 isoform X1 encodes MWLTSSLTKMYILFTIITSLVCYLILRWMKMRRYCTDLKRLDGKTVVITGGNAGIGKETAVALAMRGARVIIACRDVDKAEKAVREIKIRGHNVNVHHMELDLANMRSIQDFCKTFLQREKRLDILINNAAMPSVLDWTEDNFSMCFGVNHLGHFLLTNLLLGRLKDSAPSRVVTLTCSNYKYQKLDFQDLNYNLLPFFTYCRSKLANIYFSQELGRMMEGKGVTTYAVHPGYVQSSWTGHYSILFRMLVQVIMFMFFVPCEMGAQTVVYCAVSDEAAKHSGGYFTDCQPATLRPFARDAGVAKKLWEASERLVKLA; translated from the exons ATGTGGCTAACCAGCTCGCttacaaaaatgtatattttgttcACGATTATTACTTCATTAgtttgctatttgattttgagATGGATGAAAATGAGGAGGTATTGCACGGACTTGAAAAGACTGGATGGGAAAACAGTTGTCATTACTG GTGGCAATGCTGGCATCGGCAAAGAGACGGCGGTTGCCTTGGCGATGCGAGGTGCCCGTGTCATCATAGCTTGCCGTGACGTGGACAAGGCTGAAAAGGCGGTGAGGGAGATCAAGATCAGGGGTCACAACGTTAACGTCCATCACATGGAGTTGGATTTGGCCAACATGCGCTCCATACAAGACTTCTGTAAGACCTTccttcagagagagaagaggttggACATCCTCATCAACAacgcag CCATGCCCAGCGTGCTGGACTGGACGGAGGACAACTTCAGCATGTGTTTCGGTGTGAACCACCTCGGCCACTTCCTGTTGACCAACCTACTGTTGGGCCGCCTGAAGGATTCGGCCCCCAGCCGCGTGGTCACGCTCACCTGCTCCAACTACAAGTACCAGAAGTTAGACTTCCAGGACCTCAACTATAACCTGCTGCCCTTCTTCACCTACTGCCGTAGCAAGCTGGCCAACATCTACTTCAGCCAGGAGCTGGGTAGAATGATGGAGGGCAAAGGAGTGACGACATACGCTGTGCACCCTG GCTATGTTCAGAGCAGTTGGACAGGTCACTACTCCATCCTGTTCCGTATGCTGGTGCAGGTGATCATGTTCATGTTTTTCGTGCCGTGTGAGATGGGCGCTCAGACCGTGGTCTACTGCGCCGTGTCGGACGAGGCTGCCAAGCACAGTGGGGGATACTTCACCGACTGCCAGCCCGCCACGCTGAGACCTTTCGCCAGAGACGCCGGTGTGGCCAAAAAACTGTGGGAGGCCAGCGAGAGGCTGGTCAAACTGGCCTGA